From the Leptospira biflexa serovar Patoc strain 'Patoc 1 (Paris)' genome, one window contains:
- a CDS encoding alpha/beta hydrolase: protein MRLIIKWVTAITLILSSFLLSTYNWSTGEYNYDSTRKFQNFEAFYQNELEISKKENTKPNNEEYLVRVSEDPTPIVILYLHGFGASRGEGEEVTNKLSEYFGANTYYVRLPGHGTNIEDHLNTPFQKYLQDAEDSLIYAKELGHKTVVIGTSMGGNIATYLAAKHPDLVDSLVLASPFYDFDDPTAHIFRFHWGKSFIDSIKGEIRISKTDPKDESAKYWYLDQYYGAIQNILNLKRFMDKENPYPKISTPTLLMYYYKSEREHDFVASVNAMLAVYDKIQSGSNASPKNRLLKIEEGAHVLLSKYVKTDKALIEKEMIQFIKETTGAEEVKKSKKTKR, encoded by the coding sequence ATGAGATTAATAATCAAATGGGTGACCGCAATCACTCTCATTCTTTCTTCCTTTCTCCTATCCACTTACAACTGGTCTACTGGTGAATACAATTATGATTCCACTCGTAAATTTCAAAATTTCGAAGCCTTTTACCAAAACGAATTAGAGATCAGCAAAAAAGAAAATACAAAACCAAACAATGAAGAGTATTTAGTAAGGGTCTCAGAAGATCCTACTCCCATCGTTATTTTGTATCTCCATGGATTTGGAGCCAGTCGCGGTGAAGGGGAAGAAGTCACAAACAAATTGAGTGAATACTTTGGAGCCAATACGTACTATGTCCGTCTACCTGGTCACGGTACCAATATAGAAGACCACCTCAATACTCCTTTCCAAAAGTATTTACAAGATGCAGAAGACAGTCTCATTTATGCAAAAGAACTTGGCCACAAAACAGTTGTCATAGGGACGAGTATGGGTGGAAACATTGCCACTTATTTGGCAGCGAAACATCCTGACCTTGTAGATAGTTTGGTTCTTGCTTCTCCCTTTTATGATTTTGATGATCCCACAGCTCATATCTTCCGATTCCATTGGGGAAAATCTTTTATCGATTCCATCAAAGGAGAAATCCGAATCTCGAAAACAGACCCAAAGGATGAATCAGCAAAATATTGGTACCTAGACCAGTATTATGGCGCCATCCAAAACATCCTAAATCTCAAACGTTTTATGGACAAAGAAAATCCATATCCGAAGATCAGTACCCCAACTCTGCTTATGTATTACTACAAATCAGAACGAGAACATGACTTCGTTGCATCCGTCAATGCCATGTTAGCAGTTTATGATAAAATCCAATCAGGTTCCAATGCCAGTCCTAAAAATCGTTTGTTAAAAATTGAAGAAGGGGCCCACGTCTTACTTTCAAAGTATGTGAAAACCGACAAAGCACTCATTGAAAAAGAAATGATCCAATTCATCAAAGAAACAACGGGCGCTGAAGAAGTCAAAAAATCAAAGAAAACCAAACGATAA
- a CDS encoding copper chaperone PCu(A)C: MWTHPVPDVAKTTAVYGEIQNQTESEISILSLKSNHYKRVEFHTMVEDKEGIMRMRKLEFPVSLKPKESIRLERNGTHLMLYDKQNMDGELEISIQYSNGTVKKQVVEKKSL, from the coding sequence TTGTGGACTCATCCTGTGCCTGATGTAGCAAAAACAACTGCTGTTTATGGAGAAATCCAAAATCAAACGGAATCTGAGATTTCCATTCTTTCCCTCAAAAGTAACCACTACAAAAGAGTAGAATTCCATACAATGGTAGAAGACAAGGAAGGAATCATGCGTATGCGAAAACTAGAATTTCCCGTTTCCTTAAAACCCAAAGAATCCATTCGTTTAGAAAGAAATGGCACTCATCTGATGTTATATGACAAACAAAACATGGATGGTGAATTAGAAATCAGCATTCAATATTCAAATGGAACAGTGAAGAAACAAGTTGTGGAGAAAAAATCGTTATGA
- a CDS encoding SCO family protein has protein sequence MKQYTIRTLISIFIFALLQCGSGIELTELPIGGNIEAIDKTGTKVNLQSFPEPVLLVFFGYTYCPDFCPNTFAKIKAATEGLSSLEKNHFRVIFVSIDPERDSTETVNKYVQFYIPNASGFSFDLATTNQIVKQYAAYVEKTKDGLSFDHSTYVYVLDSKRKTRKLIKSTDPKEVITKTIQALSGNSVQSK, from the coding sequence ATGAAACAATATACGATAAGAACCTTAATATCAATATTTATTTTTGCACTTCTCCAATGTGGTTCCGGAATTGAGCTCACCGAACTTCCGATTGGTGGAAATATTGAAGCCATCGACAAAACAGGGACAAAGGTGAATTTACAATCATTCCCCGAACCAGTGTTACTTGTTTTTTTTGGATATACATACTGTCCTGATTTTTGCCCAAACACATTCGCCAAAATCAAAGCCGCAACAGAAGGACTTTCTTCTCTAGAGAAGAATCACTTCCGAGTGATTTTTGTTTCCATCGATCCAGAACGTGATTCTACAGAAACGGTAAACAAATATGTACAGTTTTATATTCCGAATGCATCTGGTTTTAGTTTTGATTTAGCAACGACAAACCAAATTGTTAAACAATATGCCGCCTATGTGGAAAAAACAAAAGACGGCCTATCATTCGATCACTCTACCTATGTTTATGTTTTGGACTCAAAACGGAAAACTCGAAAACTCATCAAGTCAACCGATCCAAAAGAAGTGATCACAAAAACAATACAGGCGTTAAGCGGCAATTCCGTTCAATCGAAGTAA
- a CDS encoding M3 family metallopeptidase, which produces MFPEFHSNNLLEKESTILKKMESNKEFIQSLLKQPNGSFQTFLKPYQRVQTELGDLVTEISHLNSVKNSEESQTIYSRLLPKLSEYYTDLGQNEEIFSALLHIQSTDKTVNSEQIKVLENEIRDFRLSGVGLDSNTKEELKNIRIKLSDLTNQFSQNVLNATNAFALYLNEEDVKGIPESDKISAKQPDGTYKFTLHFPSYIAYMTYGENRKIRKEMYDAYCTRAPENGKLIEEILSLRDKEAKLLGFETYAHLSLATKVANEPEEVIQFLDHLAKKAKPIAQKEYKEIQSFAKKLGQGEIEPWDLTFYSEKLKKESFSYDEEIYRPYLEKETVLQGTFQFLENLLGVHFKQVQTNVWEPSVLCYDLVVEGETRSRLYLDLEVRSDKKGGAWMHNWKPHFQDETGKTELPIAFVVASFPKATESQPSLLRPSDVVTLFHELGHALHHLLSKVKEAFVSGVNGVEWDAVEFPSQFLENFVYEPKVLQLFAKHYQTKEPIPNAYIDTMVKAKNFMSAMGVVRQLEFAKFDMLVHKESPNEIRVQDILNQVREEIAVVVPPTYNKFQNSFTHIFAGGYAAGYYSYKWAELLSANAFYSFVDKGVFDLEHAAHFRKTVLEKGGSANAMNLFRDFYGKDPDIDALLRLNGIAA; this is translated from the coding sequence ATGTTTCCCGAATTTCATTCAAACAATCTATTAGAAAAAGAATCGACCATTTTAAAGAAAATGGAGTCCAACAAAGAGTTCATCCAATCCTTACTCAAACAACCAAACGGTTCCTTCCAAACTTTTTTAAAACCTTACCAAAGGGTTCAAACCGAACTTGGAGATTTAGTAACGGAAATCTCTCATCTCAACTCAGTGAAAAACAGTGAAGAAAGCCAAACCATCTATAGTCGATTGTTACCGAAACTCAGCGAGTATTACACTGACCTTGGCCAAAACGAAGAAATTTTCTCTGCACTACTTCACATCCAATCCACAGACAAAACTGTAAACTCAGAACAAATCAAAGTATTGGAAAATGAAATCAGAGACTTTCGATTGTCTGGCGTTGGGCTCGATTCAAACACCAAAGAAGAACTCAAAAACATCCGCATCAAATTATCAGATTTAACCAACCAATTTTCTCAGAATGTCCTCAATGCTACCAATGCATTTGCTCTCTATTTGAATGAAGAAGATGTAAAAGGAATCCCAGAGAGTGACAAAATATCTGCAAAACAACCAGATGGTACCTATAAGTTTACACTTCATTTCCCATCTTACATCGCTTATATGACATACGGTGAAAATAGAAAGATTCGAAAAGAGATGTATGATGCATACTGTACAAGGGCACCCGAGAACGGAAAACTCATTGAAGAAATTTTAAGTTTAAGAGATAAAGAAGCAAAACTTTTGGGATTTGAGACCTATGCACATTTGAGTTTGGCAACAAAGGTTGCGAATGAGCCTGAAGAAGTGATCCAATTCCTGGACCACCTCGCAAAAAAAGCAAAACCCATTGCCCAAAAAGAATACAAAGAAATCCAATCCTTTGCAAAAAAATTAGGCCAAGGCGAAATTGAACCCTGGGACCTTACCTTCTATTCAGAAAAATTAAAAAAAGAATCCTTTTCCTATGATGAAGAAATCTATCGACCATATCTAGAAAAAGAAACTGTCCTCCAGGGTACGTTTCAATTTTTAGAAAATTTACTTGGTGTTCATTTCAAACAAGTGCAAACCAATGTCTGGGAGCCATCTGTACTCTGTTATGACCTAGTGGTAGAAGGAGAAACCCGTTCCAGGTTGTATCTTGACCTGGAAGTTCGAAGCGATAAAAAAGGTGGCGCATGGATGCACAATTGGAAACCCCACTTCCAAGATGAAACAGGAAAAACAGAATTACCAATTGCCTTTGTAGTAGCGAGTTTTCCGAAAGCTACAGAATCGCAACCAAGTTTACTCAGACCCAGTGATGTCGTTACCCTCTTCCATGAATTGGGTCATGCTTTGCACCATTTACTCTCCAAGGTGAAGGAAGCTTTTGTCAGCGGAGTGAATGGAGTGGAATGGGATGCGGTTGAATTTCCTTCCCAATTTTTGGAGAACTTTGTTTATGAACCCAAAGTATTACAACTTTTTGCCAAACACTACCAAACAAAAGAGCCAATTCCGAACGCATACATTGATACAATGGTAAAAGCAAAAAACTTTATGTCAGCCATGGGAGTGGTGAGACAATTGGAATTTGCGAAGTTTGATATGTTGGTTCACAAAGAAAGTCCAAACGAAATAAGGGTGCAAGATATCCTAAACCAAGTAAGGGAGGAAATTGCCGTTGTAGTTCCTCCAACTTATAACAAATTTCAAAACTCATTTACCCATATCTTTGCAGGAGGGTATGCCGCTGGGTATTATTCTTACAAATGGGCAGAATTATTATCTGCCAATGCATTTTATTCCTTTGTGGACAAGGGTGTATTTGATTTGGAACATGCGGCACATTTTCGAAAGACCGTTTTGGAAAAAGGTGGGTCAGCCAATGCGATGAATCTTTTCCGAGATTTTTATGGAAAAGACCCAGACATCGATGCTTTACTTCGATTGAACGGAATTGCCGCTTAA
- a CDS encoding thiol-disulfide oxidoreductase DCC family protein — MEKRKIVFFDGVCHLCMGSVQFLLKQNQTESLYFSAIGSKSFLDLIPTNVRESLPDSIIYWNEGEVLVESDAILGITKELGLPWRFGLVFWIVPKGVRNQIYRWIAKHRYQWFGKAESCMVPTPDLKRRFLD, encoded by the coding sequence GTGGAAAAAAGGAAAATTGTATTCTTTGATGGGGTTTGCCATCTCTGCATGGGGTCAGTTCAGTTTTTATTGAAACAGAACCAAACAGAATCTTTATATTTTTCTGCCATAGGTTCAAAGTCCTTTTTGGACCTAATCCCAACGAATGTGAGGGAGAGTTTACCGGATAGTATCATCTATTGGAACGAAGGAGAGGTATTGGTCGAATCAGATGCCATCCTTGGGATCACAAAAGAATTGGGGCTCCCTTGGAGATTCGGTTTGGTTTTTTGGATTGTGCCAAAGGGAGTTCGAAACCAAATTTATCGCTGGATTGCCAAACACCGTTACCAGTGGTTTGGCAAAGCCGAGAGTTGTATGGTGCCCACACCAGATCTAAAACGTAGATTCCTTGATTAA
- a CDS encoding ArnT family glycosyltransferase, whose product MPFFTPKRTFFLLFTTLVLYLFWGNASPLVDQDEAAYAGFARTMAETGDYLQMEFPYSTPHRKPPLHFWITSFFFQCFGVNEFVLRIFPALCILGTSLLTYHLSFVMFNSRTALYAFSILSFSLYFPLNGKIALVDSLLVFFGMLGFTSLHHFIRSEKWIYALVFWCSVSMGVLIKGPPILIFLGGTCFLLLFFSKIRPTIWKLHPWFGLPLALLPLMTWGYCSWQKDEGELIRWMIDWYILRRATNPVFGQSGPPGTYFVLFLVTFFPWTRVYLSFLKEMFWRFVSHLNAKEIKDSIFSSFRNGILLPLSPRSYLMIGLVFSWIFYELISSKLPSYPLSAYPILSILLAEQLSKKHNQIYLYRLYLTSAIVMMFVISFFILPKFSELRNDSKKLAEIMNQSVSPNETLFSFGGLGIPSFAFYYHKPIKEIGMNDIISHKGKILMTESDKLMLEAMGIKLSAIGEPISIYAYDRNKTLHLILVSRKN is encoded by the coding sequence GTGCCATTTTTCACGCCCAAAAGAACGTTTTTTCTCCTTTTCACAACCCTTGTCCTATACTTATTTTGGGGGAATGCAAGCCCACTCGTGGACCAAGATGAGGCTGCTTATGCTGGATTTGCAAGGACGATGGCAGAGACAGGGGATTATTTACAGATGGAATTCCCTTACTCCACACCTCACAGGAAACCTCCCTTACATTTTTGGATCACTTCATTTTTTTTCCAATGTTTTGGCGTAAATGAATTTGTTTTAAGAATTTTTCCTGCCCTTTGTATCTTAGGTACTTCTCTTCTCACATACCATCTATCGTTTGTTATGTTCAATAGCAGAACAGCTTTATATGCTTTTAGTATATTGAGTTTTTCTCTCTATTTTCCGTTAAATGGAAAAATTGCCCTGGTTGATTCTTTACTCGTTTTCTTCGGGATGTTAGGATTTACTTCCCTGCATCATTTTATACGTTCCGAAAAATGGATTTATGCACTCGTATTCTGGTGTTCAGTGAGTATGGGAGTCCTCATCAAAGGGCCCCCGATCTTGATTTTTCTTGGTGGAACTTGTTTTCTTTTGTTATTTTTTTCTAAAATTCGACCTACGATTTGGAAACTACATCCGTGGTTTGGATTACCATTGGCTTTATTACCACTGATGACATGGGGTTATTGTTCATGGCAAAAAGATGAAGGGGAACTCATTCGTTGGATGATTGATTGGTACATCTTGCGACGAGCCACAAATCCAGTGTTTGGGCAATCAGGCCCACCTGGCACCTACTTCGTGTTATTCCTTGTGACGTTTTTCCCTTGGACTCGAGTGTATCTTTCTTTTCTAAAGGAAATGTTTTGGAGGTTTGTCTCTCATTTAAATGCAAAGGAAATCAAAGATTCTATTTTCTCCTCTTTTCGGAATGGGATCCTTTTGCCACTTTCGCCTCGATCCTATTTGATGATTGGACTTGTATTTTCTTGGATATTTTATGAATTAATATCGAGTAAATTACCTTCGTATCCTTTGTCAGCTTACCCCATTCTTTCTATTTTACTTGCCGAACAATTATCCAAAAAACACAATCAAATTTACTTATATAGACTGTATCTTACATCAGCGATTGTGATGATGTTTGTGATCAGTTTTTTCATTTTACCAAAATTTAGCGAATTGAGAAATGATTCCAAAAAACTAGCGGAGATCATGAATCAATCAGTCTCCCCAAATGAAACCTTGTTTTCGTTTGGTGGTCTTGGAATTCCTAGTTTTGCTTTTTACTACCACAAACCAATCAAAGAAATTGGAATGAATGATATCATCAGTCACAAAGGTAAAATTCTCATGACAGAATCGGACAAATTGATGTTGGAAGCAATGGGAATCAAACTAAGTGCAATTGGCGAACCAATTTCTATCTATGCTTATGACAGAAATAAAACCTTGCATTTAATTCTTGTCAGTCGAAAGAATTAA
- a CDS encoding LIC_12337 family protein produces the protein MKKILLLILFLSVSIQFSDFHNQTRKSAQTILKEMLSESIQIGFGTEKLWSATSADNWGFVRQSATWARGNSGIIDSLILAIKNAGYFNNPSEARSDVLTNINLSGFGSATLTIKINTPTNNIASTAYTGTKNFNHFFEIKKTGASTPSLQLFFDDPNSTLGNDGALVYYRLVDFGNPQFANVGDVITESYTGNESVYGTKFQTYTWRNGPENASWISKHGRVVLTEVDSGRQLCFRSVVRLSFTKLKEINPAGAATLDQLKTLCHNAQGSSGDNIYYVLAYMQKFDSPFLTTAKATFTTAATKAETICSLPAASFAGAKLSYGIFNINGYVTDQLNADQVPADYPSPTVGGTDFMSVDEAFNRTYVALNDSIAGQPTLGTVKQYEETSKVYFDAFDGSAQNLSFK, from the coding sequence ATGAAAAAGATCCTTCTTCTCATTTTATTTTTGAGTGTAAGCATTCAATTTTCCGACTTCCACAACCAAACAAGAAAATCCGCCCAAACAATCTTAAAAGAGATGTTGAGTGAATCCATCCAGATTGGATTCGGAACAGAAAAACTTTGGTCCGCAACCAGTGCCGATAACTGGGGTTTTGTGAGACAATCGGCCACTTGGGCGAGAGGAAACTCAGGCATCATCGATAGTTTGATCCTCGCGATTAAAAATGCAGGATACTTCAACAATCCAAGTGAAGCTAGAAGTGACGTCCTTACCAATATCAATCTGAGTGGATTTGGTTCCGCAACACTAACGATTAAAATCAATACACCAACGAATAATATTGCTTCCACAGCTTACACTGGTACCAAAAATTTTAATCATTTTTTTGAGATCAAAAAAACAGGAGCTTCCACTCCTTCCTTACAATTGTTTTTTGATGATCCAAACTCCACTCTTGGAAATGATGGAGCCCTTGTTTACTATAGGCTCGTTGATTTTGGAAACCCTCAATTTGCAAACGTAGGTGATGTGATCACAGAAAGTTATACGGGTAATGAATCTGTGTATGGAACCAAGTTCCAAACCTACACTTGGCGCAACGGACCAGAAAATGCTTCATGGATCAGTAAACATGGACGTGTGGTTTTAACCGAGGTGGACTCAGGAAGACAACTTTGTTTTCGATCTGTGGTTCGTTTGAGTTTTACAAAATTAAAAGAAATCAATCCCGCGGGAGCAGCAACATTAGACCAATTGAAAACTTTATGCCATAATGCACAAGGTTCCTCTGGCGATAATATCTATTATGTACTCGCCTATATGCAAAAGTTTGATTCCCCTTTCCTAACAACAGCGAAGGCGACGTTCACCACGGCAGCGACAAAAGCCGAGACCATCTGCAGCTTACCTGCTGCGAGTTTTGCCGGTGCCAAACTATCGTATGGAATCTTTAATATCAATGGGTATGTGACAGACCAACTCAATGCAGACCAAGTCCCAGCGGATTACCCAAGCCCAACAGTCGGTGGGACTGATTTTATGTCAGTCGATGAAGCCTTCAACAGAACCTACGTGGCACTCAATGACTCCATAGCAGGCCAGCCAACACTCGGCACGGTCAAACAATACGAAGAAACATCGAAGGTTTACTTTGATGCGTTTGACGGTTCCGCACAGAATCTCTCGTTTAAATGA
- a CDS encoding DUF4384 domain-containing protein — protein MKRFLVIFSVASLSVFSADRIGTTPVYKIAVEAYPSTEESRALRDFIKEQIQSTSRGQVTATFPDSEIRTWEFDKRGDATIETKANLQSLTQVDKLVLVSTEDGQALISFVDVLHETLEYRNALPESLSKTLVSDFLSYLDKKNIYLALSHTGASSSSQVKINSLKSTYVAGEPIRFEIETTEDNYVYVVLVPENQKGEPVLLFPNQMQNDNFVKKGERVTIPDKRISLKASPSPSKDRIRAFVTRDEWKEYQLRGKKEDSFYRLLPPAVTGTKTLARSLTPPPTLTSPIEESLVTEWEYEILSR, from the coding sequence ATGAAACGTTTTTTGGTAATTTTTTCTGTAGCCAGTCTGTCTGTCTTTTCTGCGGATCGAATTGGCACAACTCCGGTGTACAAAATCGCAGTGGAAGCCTACCCTTCCACGGAAGAAAGTAGAGCCTTACGTGATTTTATCAAAGAACAAATCCAATCCACAAGTCGTGGCCAAGTGACTGCCACGTTTCCAGATTCGGAAATCAGGACTTGGGAGTTTGACAAACGTGGTGATGCCACAATCGAAACAAAAGCCAATCTCCAATCGCTCACACAAGTTGATAAATTGGTTTTGGTTTCTACAGAAGATGGACAGGCGCTGATTTCCTTTGTGGATGTGTTACACGAAACATTGGAATACCGAAACGCCCTACCGGAATCGCTTTCCAAAACACTGGTTTCTGATTTTTTAAGTTACTTAGACAAAAAAAATATCTACCTTGCCCTCTCCCATACGGGTGCAAGTTCTTCTTCCCAGGTCAAAATCAATTCTCTCAAATCCACCTATGTGGCTGGAGAACCGATTCGTTTTGAAATCGAAACCACTGAAGACAATTATGTTTATGTTGTCCTCGTCCCAGAGAACCAAAAAGGGGAACCAGTCCTGCTTTTCCCAAACCAAATGCAAAATGATAATTTTGTAAAAAAAGGGGAACGGGTGACCATCCCGGACAAACGTATCTCGTTAAAGGCTTCCCCAAGCCCATCCAAAGATCGGATCCGTGCCTTTGTGACAAGGGATGAATGGAAAGAATACCAACTCCGTGGGAAAAAGGAAGATTCCTTTTACCGACTGTTGCCTCCAGCTGTGACTGGCACAAAAACCTTAGCACGTTCCCTAACGCCTCCTCCGACTTTGACCTCTCCCATCGAAGAGAGTTTAGTCACTGAGTGGGAGTACGAAATCCTTTCCCGTTAA
- a CDS encoding FecR family protein: MIRLIPFFLFIFTATTVFADEVGVVSFIQGNNYISGPRFKKAKEPVRLGSVLKKGDTITSEDGTCEIQLATQATIRLSKFSSIRIDDLLNPKTKSTTLNLVGGKLFVKAHKPPGGGPSDTELSVVNPSFVAGVRGTEFLVATPNQGGEDEELKDVETGVYVNEGTVAVSPDKKGKQTLVGENEEVVVSGKQLKKQILDEFVKEKMHIFEQFKAIKEENYQRIKEQYEKNDQIMNDYKGQG, translated from the coding sequence ATGATCCGTTTGATTCCTTTCTTTTTGTTTATCTTTACCGCCACGACTGTATTTGCTGATGAAGTGGGAGTGGTTAGTTTCATCCAAGGAAACAATTACATTTCTGGACCTCGTTTTAAAAAAGCAAAAGAACCAGTGAGATTAGGGAGTGTCCTAAAAAAAGGCGACACCATCACTTCCGAAGATGGAACTTGCGAAATCCAATTGGCAACACAAGCCACCATCCGGCTCTCAAAATTTTCTTCCATCCGCATCGACGACTTACTCAATCCTAAAACCAAGTCCACCACTCTCAACTTAGTTGGTGGAAAATTATTTGTGAAAGCACACAAACCACCAGGTGGTGGTCCAAGCGACACTGAACTCAGTGTAGTCAATCCTAGTTTTGTGGCAGGGGTTCGGGGAACCGAATTCCTTGTGGCAACACCAAACCAAGGTGGAGAGGACGAAGAATTGAAAGATGTGGAAACCGGTGTTTATGTCAACGAAGGGACCGTCGCGGTTAGCCCTGACAAAAAAGGCAAACAAACCTTAGTTGGTGAAAATGAAGAGGTTGTCGTTTCTGGCAAACAACTGAAAAAACAAATCTTAGATGAATTTGTAAAAGAAAAAATGCATATCTTTGAGCAGTTCAAAGCCATCAAAGAAGAAAACTACCAACGCATCAAAGAACAGTATGAAAAAAATGATCAAATCATGAACGACTACAAAGGCCAAGGTTAA
- a CDS encoding TolC family protein, translated as MWRLSWVWFFLCYFGICSLSASELFLWEDCLWVGLERNAQLKLEKTKSGLFPILLSEKWKQYLPKLGVHYFGIFSRNQEQLDQEYRDVRLQIQQLLYDGGEIERDKQKIEIKQLIQSEEKKILREKIIQNISLAYLNLNKRILIDSIYDLRLERYQLEKKKSDLEIQTNLLSPNEFKSQKQWEVEFLAKRFHTQAAKESSLLELKQSMFLAPNESLVLEPGITERIQIFEPTNAPIEVDENHPVRKKNRLQIELSNLEEESLKNDWKPKLVLGGYFGRNGNNGFPLQNEIYGVSLGFQANLGGSSFVSNTQNGFQSEGNGIQRIPGYGPQAVGPGENAFQSGSIGLFDEVGRDKKRFDSQLSQFQIHSEKEQTELFLRNTSKSIEVRLREEYSKYSLYLDYVQSAFHSLKQKREEKKLNLISDLEYLRVEEEVFIALEKSIEHYFNYISTAFELVILLGEDPFRNRYYQVHHSKYKSMFTELLFDWKELTPKENLQPRGPKKQKLTPFFLEE; from the coding sequence ATGTGGCGACTCTCCTGGGTTTGGTTCTTCCTTTGTTATTTTGGAATATGTTCCTTGTCTGCAAGTGAATTATTCCTTTGGGAGGATTGCCTTTGGGTGGGCCTCGAACGAAACGCCCAACTGAAATTGGAAAAAACAAAGTCAGGATTATTCCCAATATTACTCAGTGAAAAGTGGAAACAATACCTACCTAAATTAGGAGTTCATTATTTTGGAATTTTCTCAAGGAACCAAGAACAATTGGATCAGGAATACCGGGATGTCCGATTACAAATCCAACAGTTATTGTATGATGGAGGAGAAATCGAAAGGGACAAACAAAAAATAGAAATCAAACAACTCATCCAATCAGAAGAAAAAAAGATCTTACGAGAAAAAATCATCCAAAACATTTCGCTTGCTTATTTGAATTTAAACAAACGGATCCTCATTGATTCAATCTATGACTTAAGATTGGAACGATACCAGCTGGAAAAAAAGAAATCAGACTTAGAAATCCAAACCAATTTACTCTCTCCCAATGAATTCAAATCCCAAAAACAATGGGAAGTGGAGTTTCTGGCCAAACGTTTCCACACACAAGCGGCGAAGGAATCTTCTCTCTTGGAACTCAAACAATCGATGTTCCTTGCTCCCAATGAAAGTTTGGTTTTGGAGCCGGGAATCACGGAACGAATTCAAATTTTTGAACCAACAAACGCACCCATTGAAGTGGATGAAAACCATCCCGTTCGGAAAAAAAATCGATTACAAATCGAACTCAGTAATTTGGAAGAAGAGTCCTTAAAAAACGATTGGAAACCAAAACTCGTATTAGGTGGTTATTTTGGAAGGAATGGTAATAATGGATTCCCTTTACAAAATGAAATTTATGGTGTGAGTTTAGGTTTCCAGGCAAACTTAGGTGGATCTAGTTTTGTATCCAATACACAAAACGGTTTCCAATCGGAAGGGAATGGAATCCAGAGGATTCCTGGTTATGGCCCACAGGCTGTAGGCCCTGGTGAAAATGCATTCCAAAGTGGATCGATTGGACTTTTTGATGAAGTGGGTCGTGATAAAAAACGTTTCGATTCTCAATTGTCGCAATTCCAAATCCATTCCGAAAAAGAACAAACGGAACTTTTCCTGAGAAATACTTCTAAATCCATTGAAGTGAGATTAAGGGAAGAATATTCAAAATACTCATTGTATTTGGATTATGTTCAGTCTGCATTCCATTCTCTCAAACAGAAACGAGAGGAAAAAAAACTAAATCTCATTTCAGACCTTGAATATTTGAGAGTGGAAGAAGAAGTTTTTATCGCCTTAGAGAAAAGTATCGAACATTATTTTAATTATATTTCAACTGCTTTCGAATTGGTGATCCTTTTGGGAGAGGATCCTTTTCGAAATCGATACTACCAAGTACATCATTCCAAATACAAAAGTATGTTCACAGAACTCCTCTTCGATTGGAAAGAACTGACCCCAAAAGAAAATTTACAACCCAGAGGACCAAAGAAACAAAAATTAACCCCTTTCTTTTTGGAGGAATGA